From a single Erpetoichthys calabaricus chromosome 1, fErpCal1.3, whole genome shotgun sequence genomic region:
- the LOC127529460 gene encoding uncharacterized protein LOC127529460 — MVKEQARRRVRAAGGDPGDSRLVRSVSELQFGQYRGQTFKWLLTHDLGYAVMVLATHQREREDGQVSDSPLASNKNALESYAWLFPDVKTAIRRRRERDGSARTLDEGKRLVSFGQHGHLTFEALYDAEDREAKSYIKWLRRQTTKVGTKMHALQLYVRRRDEAKAAAAATSSLPKTTTVTPTASLSAAASVVEIPDDVLLSASMELEAGK, encoded by the exons ATGGTCAAGGAGCAGGCCAGGAGACGGGTGCGGGCAGCAGGCGGTGACCCCGGGGACTCCAGGCTGGTGCGCAGCGTCAGCGAGCTCCAGTTTGGACAGTACCGGGGTCAAACTTTTAAATGGTTGCTGACCCATGACCTCGGCTATGCCGTCATGGTGTTGGCAACCCACCAGAGGGAGCGCGAAGATGGCCAGGTGTCTGATAGCCCGCTGGCGAGCAATAAGAACGCCCTGGAGTCCTACGCCTGGCTCTTTCCCGATGTGAAGACGGCCATCCGTCGTCGACGGGAGAGAGACGGGTCGGCCAGGACCCTAGACGAGGGCAAGAGGCTCGTCAGCTTCGGCCAACATGGACACCTGACGTTTGAGGCCCTTTACGATGCGGAAGATCGGGAGGCTAAGAG TTACATCAAATGGCTCCGGCGCCAGACCACCAAAGTCGGGACCAAGATGCATGCGCTCCAGCTGTATGTGCGGCGGAGAGACGAGgcaaaggcagcagcagcagcaacctcCTCCCTTCCCAAAACCACCACTGTTACCCCCACcgcctctctctctgcagcagccTCCGTCGTCGAGATTCCCGATGACGTGCTGCTGTCGGCCAGCATGGAGTTGGAGGCTGGTAAGTGA
- the LOC127529451 gene encoding uncharacterized protein LOC127529451 translates to MPYRMWGYKLSCTVCSHRLSGAGLYRTVRRVLESDGWYFMATEYLECRRCKKKVAGWSQDVLDQLHCTHRDDFPAILTYRLSCDKKLIGQMRERTLGNGATRLRKYLLEEHVKFWLERSRKFMFAATKFITSGAEPSTTTPRPPRMTPVPGVKWLLSIYAREVASRIEETKARITSIFGSFLKMDSTKKVTKKLAGAAAGTAAWVTNVGNEYGQVLISVLTAAEGAGLYPMATGLMRRYRDAGVSPPLVLYVDRDCCSHGGPSKVTLLFHQWDQLVVRLDVWHLMRRFAAGVTTESHPLYSLFMARLSFCIFEWDEGDVARLRQAKAGEAGKGPEAPGRETSR, encoded by the exons ATGCCGTACCGCATGTGGGGCTACAAGCTGTCCTGCACGGTGTGCAGCCACAGGTTGTCGGGAGCCGGACTCTACAGGACCGTCCGGAGGGTCCTGGAGTCAGACGGATGGTACTTTATGGCCACGGAGTACCTGGAGTGCCGGCGCTGCAAGAAGAAGGTGGCGGGCTGGTCGCAGGATGTCTTGGATCAGCTGCACTGCACCCATCGGGATGACTTTCCAGCTATCCTGACTTACAG ATTATCCTGCGACAAAAAGCTCATCGGGCAGATGCGTGAGCGCACGCTGGGCAACGGGGCCACCCGGCTGCGCAAATATCTGCTCGAGGAGCACGTCAAGTTCTGGTTGGAGCGGTCCAGAAAGTTCATGTTCGCGGCCACCAAGTTCATCACATCGGGTGCCGAGCCATCTACGACTACGCCTCGACCACCACGGATGACCCCGGTGCCCGGTGTAAAGTGGTTGCTGTCCATCTATGCCAGGGAGGTGGCTTCGAGGATAGAAGAGACCAAGGCCCGGATCACCTCCATCTTTGGCTCATTCTTGAAGATGGACTCAACCAAGAAG GTGACCAAGAAACTTGCTGGTGCCGCGGCAGGAACGGCAGCCTGGGTGACCAACGTGGGGAATGAGTACGGCCAGGTCTTAATCAGCGTCCTCACTGCAGCCGAGGGTGCTGGCCTGTACCCCATGGCCACCGGGCTGATGCGGCGATACCGTGATGCCGGTGTGTCCCCGCCTCTGGTCCTCTATGTGGACCGAGACTGCTGTTCCCACGGGGGACCATCCAAGGTGACCCTCTTATTCCATCAGTGGGATCAGCTAGTGGTGCGGCTCGACGTGTGGCACCTGATGCGACGCTTCGCGGCGGGTGTTACCACGGAGAGCCACCCACTATACAGCCTCTTCATGGCGCGTCTCTCGTTCTGCATTTTTGAGTGGGACGAGGGAGACGTCGCCCGGCTGCGACAGGCCAAGGCTGGTGAGGCGGGGAAGGGTCCCGAGGCTCCAGGCAGGGAAACATCCCGTTAA
- the LOC127529436 gene encoding uncharacterized protein LOC127529436, which yields MLEAFGDATDTMGIPLLDRAKIQDIWKTQRRHLHCIQDPPGVHLYMQTGQLVKGGITLPVFRCARGSTSLESFHLHLDRFIPGTSASAAHFQAYLLEGLARWNEDHAAQAVEAADRDMVCYSGQLQHTVNELSEILYRTKLVDDHTRPAKYTGELIGVQYLFSQTSRVLEEVMGRDPDAPDGTDTDDDSVDEGFQENEGSVEEHLENTLFGLEEDFARQPLSDKSQSQPAIGASQSGPADQETSPGDEAIQRVSHEPSSLGADTGPGYEHVVNLASSLMTLRHRAYVTQQQVAEIVALWERLPEGDKAPVRFPPRHQERLVKGRFRRKHSQTSVTPGVESLRRCMVGQGGQAAQMPNISRLVEAVCIELSRIHPEGTTICGVRVNRWAAVMRDYICIQENILTNPVLMAQTRIQLFPLNQRTLAQWHLTRTRELVRRALEMAVPLPSSSALASEPTPAVRPRPTGPEQSAAPCHEYSDLPDLSGQATQRTRGPVDVAPPIVGHPPCHKKHPPPSHSSRRLTLPLLRLHRHNLQYPAPLPGGGRKNRRRRSWRNSKVSLPNKEKKRRPLFASAVAILKQKSSATAALGGKPFVPPQPAEVSRSGWRKRGERSKIVPGGMATKQFLLISRWAHTLLFFFFFLFL from the exons ATGTTGGAGGCCTTCGGGGACGCCACTGACACCATGGGTATCCCGCTTTTGGACCGCGCTAAGATCCAGGACATCTGGAAAACACAGAGGCGCCACCTCCACTGCATCCAGGACCCACCCGGCGTGCACCTGTACATGCAGACCGGGCAGCTGGTCAAAGGGGGGATCACGCTGCCGGTGTTCAGGTGTGCGCGAGGTTCAACTTCGTTGGAGTCGTTCCACCTGCATCTGGACCGCTTCATACCTG GCACTTCAGCCAGCGCGGCCCACTTTCAGGCCTATCTGCTGGAAGGCCTGGCGCGGTGGAACGAGGACCATGCGGCACAAGCAGTGGAGGCAGCAGACCGTGATATGGTCTGCTACAGTGGCCAACTCCAGCACACCGTCAATGAGCTGAGTGAAATTTTATATCGCACGAAGCTAGTTGACGATCACACCCGGCCTGCGAAGTACACTG GTGAGCTCATCGGCGTCCAGTACCTTTTTTCGCAGACCAGTCGAGTGCTGGAGGAAGTGATGGGCAGGGATCCCGACGCTCCGGATGGGACTGATACAGACGACGACAGTGTCGACGAGGGCTTCCAAGAGAACGAGGGGTCGGTAGAAGAACATCTCGAAAACACCCTCTTCGGCCTTGAGGAGGACTTCGCCCGACAACCGTTGTCTGACAAGTCCCAGTCGCAACCTGCCATCGGCGCCTCACAGTCTGGGCCAGCCGACCAGGAGACCTCCCCTGGAGACGAGGCCATTCAAAGGGTGTCCCACGAGCCA agTAGCCTTGGAGCTGACACTGGCCCGGGTTATGAGCACGTGGTCAACCTGGCCTCTAGTCTCATGACGCTGCGTCACCGTGCTTATGTGACTCAGCAGCAAGTGGCGGAGATTGTCGCTCTCTGGGAACGATTGCCGGAGGGCGACAAGGCCCCGGTTCGCTTCCCGCCACGCCACCAGGAAAGACTGGTGAAGGGGAGGTTCCGACGCAAGCACTCGCAGACCAGTGTCACACCGGGAGTGGAGAGCTTGCGACG GTGTATGGTCGGCCAAGGTGGCCAAGCCGCACAGATGCCAAACATCAGCCGCCTTGTGGAGGCCGTTTGTATAGAGCTGTCCAGGATTCACCCCGAAGGAACCACCATCTGCGGCGTGAGGGTGAACCGCTGGGCAGCTGTGATGCGGGATTATATCTGCATCCAAGAGAACATCCTTACAAACCCGGTACTCATGGCCCAGACACGTATCCAGTTATTCCCCCTCAATCAGCGCACCCTGGCACAATG GCACCTCACTCGCACCAGGGAGCTGGTACGGCGGGCTCTGGAGATGGCCGTGCCATTGCCATCCAGCTCGGCCCTTGCTTCGGAGCCCACCCCTGCCGTACGGCCACGGCCCACGGGCCCCGAGCAGTCCGCTGCACCATGTCATGAATACTCGGACCTGCCTGACCTGTCCGGTCAGGCGACGCAGCGAACTCGGGGCCCCGTGGATGTGGCACCGCCAATTGTTGGCCACCCCCCGTGCCACAAGAAGCACCCGCCACCCAGCCACTCCTCCCGCCGGCTGACACTGCCGCTTCTCCGCCTCCACCGGCACAACCTTCAGTACCCCGCACCACTGCCTGGCGGCGGAAGAAAAAACAGGAGGCGGAGGAGCTGGCGCAACAGCAAGGTATCCCtcccaaacaaagaaaaaaagcggAGGCCTTTGTTTGCCAGCGCTGTGGCCATCCTAAAACAAAAGAGTTCGGCCACAGCCGCTTTGGGAGGGAAACCTTTTGTTCCACCTCAGCCGGCAGAAGTGTCCAGGAGTGGCTGGAGGAAAAGAGGAGAGCGAAGCAAAATCGTGCCGGGGGGGATGGCCACTAAACAATTTTTGTTAATCAGTAGATGGGCCCatacattgcttttttttttttttttcttatttttataa